Part of the Anaerobacillus alkaliphilus genome, TTATTCTGTTTTGCGAGCATTAGTCATTTGTTGCCAAACAGATCCAGCTGCTTCTTCACCACTCTCAATACGCTTAATTGCCATTTTTATTTGCAGACTAACTTCAAATTCTTGATCTTCTTCCGCTTCTTTTAAAGCTGGTAGCGCACTCTCATCTCCCACTTCATATAAATACATCGCGGCTCTCCAACGTACGAGTTTGTTTTTATCTTTTAATGCATCAATCATCGCAGGTATTGCTTTTGGATTCCCAATATCGGACAAGCAATCGCCTGCTGTTCGTCTGACAGTTACTGCGCGGTCTTTGAGAGCTTCATATATATACGGAAGAACTGATTCGTCTTCAATCATTCCTAAGTAAACAACCGCCTGACGTCGGATTGAGGTATTTTCGTCTTTCAACGCAGTTGCCAGTATTGGTATATCTTTTTCTTTTGGGTTCACCACTTTTTCTAACGCAGCATAGCGAACTTTCCAATCATCACTTTTAAACGCATCAACTAATTCTTCTGAAGATATTTGCTTCCTAATTGGGCGCTCTTCCACTTGTTTAAACGCGGCCTCTACTAGCTCGTTTAATCGATCCTGATCATATGCTGCAGATAGCTCTGCAACTACCTCTTCTGCCACTTCTTCAGGATTACCATAACGAACTCCATATTCTTTCCACTGACGTTCTTTTACTAGGTTTTCTGCCGCACTCTGTGCTTTAAGTATTGCCTCTTTAAAACGATCCGGCAATCCAAATCGTTTCTCCTCATCTCCTTCTTCAATTTTTATTTGAATTGGGAT contains:
- a CDS encoding conserved virulence factor C family protein: MKLISIEPTPSPNSMKINLDTHLPNNQSYNFKKADKDQAPHHLQVLLEIEGVTGVYQVTNFIALERHPKMDWKVILPQVREAFGEKVEEVQTEQSAPTDSFGELKVFVHMFRGIPIQIKIEEGDEEKRFGLPDRFKEAILKAQSAAENLVKERQWKEYGVRYGNPEEVAEEVVAELSAAYDQDRLNELVEAAFKQVEERPIRKQISSEELVDAFKSDDWKVRYAALEKVVNPKEKDIPILATALKDENTSIRRQAVVYLGMIEDESVLPYIYEALKDRAVTVRRTAGDCLSDIGNPKAIPAMIDALKDKNKLVRWRAAMYLYEVGDESALPALKEAEEDQEFEVSLQIKMAIKRIESGEEAAGSVWQQMTNARKTE